A genomic region of Jeotgalibaca ciconiae contains the following coding sequences:
- a CDS encoding DUF624 domain-containing protein → MTIQWRSFLMKFLFAITNIVYLNILWLLFSLLGLVIFGFAPASVALIKSLEGFHLDADYIPIKIFFTYYKESFKKTNQLQLIYLSAILSLFFSSRILITLMNVTGIIPIFYLTVMVILVFMNSMSLQSFLFYPYMKIIERFKLSLFLFMRYPLSFLPIIFTGIGCYTIISIKSAFFIFIGASLPIAIIAYLQGKIFNKFIADFPDFGVLQ, encoded by the coding sequence ATGACAATTCAATGGCGTAGTTTTTTAATGAAGTTTTTGTTTGCAATTACAAATATTGTTTATCTTAATATTTTATGGCTTCTATTTAGTCTGCTGGGACTGGTTATTTTTGGTTTTGCTCCGGCATCCGTTGCTTTGATAAAGAGTCTCGAAGGCTTTCATTTAGATGCTGATTACATCCCAATCAAAATATTTTTTACTTATTATAAAGAATCTTTCAAAAAAACAAACCAGCTGCAGCTCATTTATTTATCTGCAATTCTCTCACTATTTTTTAGTTCCCGAATTTTGATTACTTTGATGAATGTCACGGGGATTATTCCAATCTTCTACTTAACGGTTATGGTAATCTTAGTTTTCATGAATAGTATGTCTTTACAATCGTTTTTATTTTATCCCTATATGAAGATTATTGAACGCTTTAAATTGTCTCTATTTTTATTTATGCGTTACCCGCTCTCTTTTTTACCGATTATCTTCACAGGGATTGGTTGTTACACCATTATTTCTATAAAATCAGCCTTTTTTATTTTTATTGGCGCTTCTCTTCCCATTGCTATAATCGCTTATCTTCAGGGGAAAATATTCAATAAATTCATTGCTGACTTTCCTGATTTTGGAGTTTTACAATGA